In Clupea harengus chromosome 1, Ch_v2.0.2, whole genome shotgun sequence, one DNA window encodes the following:
- the LOC105897987 gene encoding cold shock domain-containing protein C2 isoform X2: protein MADPGLSSPTDPALRSPRNNTPLSLTFPFLREGSRVWERAPPVPGVPGELPSPLPTKRTRTYSATLRATSGPVYKGVCKNFSRSQGHGYIRPSHGGEDIFVHISDIEGEYVPVEGDEVTYKVCRVPPKNLKIQAVDVVITHLNPGTKHETWSGQMMISS from the exons ATGGCAGATCCAGGCCTGTCATCTCCCACTGACCCAGCACTGCGGTCACCACGCAACaacacacccctctccctgACCTTCCCCTTCCTGCGGGAGGGCAGCCGTGTGTGGGAGCGGGCACCGCCTGTGCCAGGGGTGCCAGGGGAGCTGCCCAGCCCTCTGCCCACAAAGCGCACCCGCACCTACTCGGC CACGCTGCGGGCCACCTCCGGACCAGTCTACAAGGGCGTGTGCAAAAACTTCTCCAGGTCACAGGGACACGGCTACATCCGTCCGTCCCACGGTGGGGAGGACATATTTGTCCACATCTCAGA CATCGAAGGGGAGTATGTGCCGGTGGAAGGGGACGAGGTCACCTACAAGGTCTGTCGCGTCCCGCCTAAGAACCTCAAGATCCAGGCCGTGGATGTGGTCATCACACACCTCAACCCAGGAACGAAGCACGAGACCTGGTCAGGCCAGATGATGATCAGCTCTTAG